The following are from one region of the Megachile rotundata isolate GNS110a chromosome 15, iyMegRotu1, whole genome shotgun sequence genome:
- the LOC100880791 gene encoding uncharacterized protein LOC100880791, which produces MGFIDDELQEVSKLCHNVVEGSRLVSCVRTMVRVEITKTKFKTIIVCIQFSEDYPRTPLLVELKSKTLSVKLLDGLTEVCEKECKKLLGKAQVLPLLKFVRNFIDENPLICCYDEISAIKKTLENDDELKLKQKYSCIGLKVQQGLYYFKAKIVVPDNYPTACVKLEDADTNFPPLFTRYFLGQGKELARQCVEPPLKKKSSAPFTPSPSLNTVISFLIKSIKTLPQEHCQSCREMCLPPNPENAETNENANMHVERLYCGHLFHLQCLVTYMKTPPFHGGKKCPTCKQRIYHEKWGLTDKLAEARWAHQQARARELAEVADFFN; this is translated from the exons ATGGGCTTTATCGATGATGAATTACAAGAAGTATCAAAACTTTGCCACAATGTTGTCGAAGGTAGCCGTCTCGTTTCCTGTGTGCGCACAATGGTGCGAGTGGAAATAAC aaaaacaaaatttaaaacgaTTATTGTGTGCATTCAATTCTCAGAGGACTATCCTCGTACACCATTATTAGttgaattaaaaagtaaaaCTCTGTCTGTCAAGTTGCTTGATGGTCTGACAGAGGTTTGCGAGAAGGAGTGCAAGAAACTTCTAGGAAAAGCTCAG GTACTTCCGCTATTGAAATTTGTTCGTAATTTCATAGATGAAAATCCCTTGATTTGTTGTTACGATGAGATCTCTGCCATAAAAAAGACTTTGGAGAATGACgacgaattaaaattgaaacagaAATATTCTTGTATTGGACTGAAAGTCCAGCAAGGCCTTTATTATTTTAAGGCTAAAATTGTAGTACCAGATAACTACCCAACAGCCTGTGTAAA ATTGGAGGATGCAGATACAAATTTTCCACCTTTGTTTACACGCTATTTTCTGGGACAAGGAAAAGAGCTAGCTAGACAATGTGTGGAACCACCCCTTAAAAAGAAATCTTCAGCTCCATTCACACCATCGCCGTCTCTAAATACTGTTATTTCCTTTCTTATAAA GTCTATTAAGACCTTGCCACAAGAACATTGTCAATCATGTAGAGAAATGTGTTTACCACCAAACCCAGAAAATGCAGAGACCAACGAAAATGCAAATATGCATGTAGAAAGACTGTACTGTGGGCATTTGTTTCATTTGCAATGTCTTGTGACATATATGAAGACTCCTCCGTTCCATG GGGGTAAAAAGTGTCCAACTTGTAAACAACGTATCTATCATGAGAAGTGGGGATTAACTGATAAACTTGCAGAGGCACGTTGGGCACATCAACAAGCAAGGGCAAGGGAATTAGCAGAGGTAGCTGATTTctttaattga
- the LOC100879413 gene encoding WD repeat-containing protein 18 yields the protein MSRIANTREVILTSDSTGEHWSAAVWDPRTGSLLSTYKNAGALSHRTLQLLNDSYVIGADLTKPRIHIWPINNHNPVPNLRLTTPGKVTALCCSPNGAYIVAAISEKLFLWQACNGRLLGNLSQHYQTVSCLSFSKDGSLFASGAEDGLVFVWSLYRVLNDDLPTALHAFSHHSLPVKDLQFGHAGAKGRLCSVSLDRTCNVYDPGSGQLLLTLVFNVPLTAVCMNAKESDLFVGCTDGSVYRFNLHEPPRGIEHHVQIRKDDGETATFQGHKSSVATLSVSIDCRYLLSGSTTGEVHLWDIASRQILRTIDHKGPITAAFFAKQYENFRVTNLQPRLQVCSLQRVADEEGKQSIEIISRDRLHGELLDFESYVESKESGRSEDRNSRKMLEMREEIDRLKEINAAIYQYSVKRILNKTNGTSP from the coding sequence ATGTCACGAATCGCGAACACAAGAGAAGTGATACTAACAAGCGACAGCACCGGTGAGCATTGGAGTGCCGCAGTATGGGATCCCCGAACCGGTTCTCTATTATCAACCTACAAAAACGCGGGAGCGCTCAGTCACCGTACTCTGCAGCTCCTAAACGACAGTTACGTGATCGGTGCAGACCTAACAAAGCCCCGCATCCACATTTGGCCCataaacaatcacaatccggtTCCTAACCTCCGCCTTACCACGCCGGGAAAAGTGACAGCGCTCTGTTGTTCGCCCAATGGCGCCTACATCGTGGCGGCCATTTCCGAGAAGTTGTTTCTGTGGCAAGCGTGCAACGGGCGGCTGCTAGGGAATTTGTCGCAGCACTACCAAACGGTGAGCTGCTTATCGTTCAGCAAAGACGGCTCTCTGTTCGCCAGTGGCGCTGAGGACGGTCTGGTGTTCGTGTGGTCACTATACCGGGTGTTGAACGACGACCTGCCCACGGCGTTGCACGCTTTCTCGCACCATTCGCTGCCGGTGAAGGACCTGCAGTTTGGCCACGCGGGTGCCAAAGGAAGACTATGCTCCGTGTCCCTGGACCGCACGTGCAACGTGTACGACCCTGGCAGTGGTCAATTACTGCTCACCCTCGTGTTCAACGTGCCCCTCACCGCCGTTTGCATGAACGCGAAGGAGAGCGACTTGTTCGTCGGCTGCACCGATGGAAGCGTTTATCGATTTAATCTGCACGAACCGCCCCGTGGAATAGAGCACCACGTGCAGATCCGAAAGGACGATGGAGAGACCGCCACCTTCCAGGGCCATAAATCGAGCGTCGCGACGCTATCGGTATCCATCGATTGTCGATACCTGCTGTCGGGTTCGACCACCGGTGAGGTTCATTTATGGGACATCGCCAGTCGACAGATCCTCCGGACCATCGATCACAAGGGACCAATCACCGCCGCGTTCTTCGCGAAGCAGTACGAGAACTTCAGAGTCACGAATCTTCAACCACGTTTGCAAGTTTGTAGTCTGCAGAGGGTGGCCGATGAGGAGGGGAAGCAGAGTATTGAAATCATATCGAGGGATCGACTTCATGGGGAGTTGCTGGATTTCGAGTCTTATGTTGAGAGTAAAGAGTCGGGGAGATCCGAGGATCGAAACTCGAGGAAGATGCTTGAGATGAGGGAGGAGATCGATAGGTTGAAGGAAATCAACGCCGCCATTTATCAGTACAGCGTTAAACGGATACTGAACAAAACGAATGGGACGAGTCCCTGA